Proteins encoded within one genomic window of Bacillus thuringiensis:
- a CDS encoding YisL family protein, whose translation MVHMHITAWALGLILFFVAYSLYSAGRKGKGVHMGLRLMYIIIIVTGVWLYLDQTIVDKSYHMWYGLKMLAGILVIAGMEMVLVKMSKNKATGAFWGLFIIALVAVFYLGLKLPIGWQVF comes from the coding sequence ATGGTACATATGCATATTACAGCATGGGCGTTAGGTTTAATTTTATTCTTTGTGGCGTATTCACTTTATTCAGCAGGAAGAAAAGGGAAAGGCGTACATATGGGGCTTCGTCTTATGTACATTATCATTATTGTGACGGGCGTTTGGTTATACTTAGATCAAACTATAGTTGATAAGAGCTATCACATGTGGTACGGTCTAAAAATGCTAGCTGGTATTTTAGTTATCGCTGGAATGGAAATGGTTCTTGTGAAAATGAGCAAAAACAAGGCAACGGGGGCATTCTGGGGATTATTTATTATCGCGCTTGTAGCGGTATTTTATCTAGGACTGAAATTACCGATTGGTTGGCAAGTATTCTAA
- the gerPF gene encoding spore germination protein GerPF gives MPSVVGNLVVQNSNGSFNLGDFYNVSPKENTKAYNGSGASNVGFVVNTFNGVSATNTFDSDVADQDQIGTA, from the coding sequence ATGCCTTCTGTTGTTGGAAATCTCGTCGTTCAAAACAGTAATGGATCTTTCAATTTAGGAGATTTTTATAACGTGTCTCCGAAAGAAAACACGAAAGCTTATAATGGATCCGGAGCTTCCAATGTTGGATTTGTCGTGAATACATTTAACGGTGTTAGTGCAACAAATACGTTCGATTCTGATGTGGCCGATCAAGATCAGATTGGAACAGCATAA
- the gerPA gene encoding spore germination protein GerPA — translation MPAMVGHIRIVNIGSSGIFHIGDVFAIRPISYSRAFAGAGSFNVGDNVSVYNYQSATTVNDSDVIDQAIIGST, via the coding sequence ATGCCAGCTATGGTCGGACATATTCGTATCGTCAATATTGGATCAAGTGGTATTTTTCATATTGGAGATGTATTTGCGATTAGGCCTATTAGTTATTCACGCGCTTTCGCTGGAGCCGGCTCTTTTAATGTTGGAGATAACGTCTCTGTCTACAATTATCAAAGCGCAACGACTGTTAATGATTCAGATGTCATTGATCAAGCGATAATTGGTTCAACTTAG
- a CDS encoding RNA polymerase alpha subunit C-terminal domain-containing protein, whose amino-acid sequence MATEKTLRTCEKGHEYYKSSDCPTCPTCEKEKKPKTGFLSLLSSPARNALEYHGIHTIEELSKYSEKEILKLHGMGPASLPKLRAALEEKGLSFK is encoded by the coding sequence ATGGCAACGGAAAAAACGTTAAGAACGTGTGAAAAAGGACATGAATACTACAAAAGTAGCGATTGTCCAACTTGCCCAACTTGTGAGAAAGAAAAGAAACCAAAAACAGGATTTCTTTCACTTCTTTCATCGCCAGCACGAAATGCGCTAGAGTATCATGGAATTCATACTATAGAAGAACTTTCAAAGTATAGTGAAAAAGAAATTTTAAAACTGCATGGTATGGGACCGGCATCTTTACCTAAATTGAGAGCGGCTCTAGAGGAAAAAGGATTATCATTTAAATAA
- the rocD gene encoding ornithine aminotransferase, with product MIQTKDIIELTDTYGANNYHPLPIVISKAEGVWVEDPEGNRYMDLLSAYSAVNQGHRHPKIINALIDQANRVTLTSRAFHSDQLGPWYEKVAKLTNKEMVLPMNTGAEAVETAIKTVRRWAYDVKKVEANRAEIIVCEDNFHGRTMGSVSMSSNEEYKRGFGPMLPGIVVIPYGDLEALKAAITPNTAAFILEPIQGEAGINIPPAGYLKEALEVCKKENVLFVADEIQTGLGRTGKVFACDWDNVTPDMYILGKALGGGVFPISCVAANRDILGVFEPGSHGSTFGGNPLACAVSIAALEVLEEEKLTERSLQLGEKLVGQLKEIDNPMITEVRGKGLFIGIELNEPARPYCEQLKAAGLLCKETHENVIRIAPPLVISEEDLEWAFQKIKAVLS from the coding sequence ATGATTCAAACTAAGGATATTATCGAACTTACAGACACATACGGGGCAAATAACTATCATCCACTTCCAATCGTTATTTCTAAAGCAGAAGGTGTTTGGGTAGAAGATCCTGAAGGAAACCGCTATATGGACTTATTAAGTGCATATTCTGCAGTAAACCAAGGTCATCGTCACCCAAAAATTATTAACGCTTTAATTGACCAAGCTAATCGTGTTACGTTAACTTCTCGTGCTTTCCATAGCGATCAATTAGGTCCTTGGTACGAAAAAGTTGCGAAACTAACTAATAAAGAAATGGTACTTCCTATGAATACGGGTGCTGAGGCTGTTGAAACTGCAATTAAAACAGTTCGCCGCTGGGCTTATGACGTGAAGAAAGTAGAAGCAAACCGTGCTGAAATTATCGTTTGTGAAGATAACTTCCATGGACGTACAATGGGTTCTGTTTCTATGTCTTCAAACGAAGAGTACAAGCGTGGATTCGGTCCAATGCTTCCTGGCATCGTTGTAATTCCTTACGGTGATTTAGAAGCATTAAAAGCTGCAATTACGCCAAACACAGCAGCATTCATTTTAGAGCCAATTCAAGGTGAAGCAGGAATTAATATCCCACCAGCTGGTTACTTAAAAGAAGCTCTTGAAGTATGTAAAAAAGAAAACGTTTTATTCGTAGCAGATGAAATCCAAACAGGTTTAGGCCGTACTGGTAAAGTATTCGCTTGTGACTGGGACAACGTAACTCCTGACATGTACATACTTGGTAAAGCGCTTGGTGGCGGCGTGTTCCCAATCTCTTGCGTAGCAGCAAACCGCGACATTTTAGGCGTATTCGAGCCAGGTTCTCACGGTTCTACATTCGGTGGTAACCCACTTGCATGTGCTGTTTCTATCGCAGCTCTTGAAGTGTTAGAAGAAGAAAAATTAACAGAGCGTTCTCTTCAATTAGGTGAAAAATTAGTTGGGCAATTAAAAGAAATTGATAACCCAATGATCACTGAAGTTCGTGGTAAAGGTTTATTCATCGGTATCGAATTAAACGAGCCAGCTCGTCCTTACTGTGAACAACTAAAAGCAGCTGGTCTATTATGTAAAGAAACACACGAAAATGTAATTCGTATCGCACCACCTCTAGTAATCTCTGAAGAAGATTTAGAGTGGGCATTCCAAAAAATTAAAGCGGTATTATCGTAA
- a CDS encoding aspartyl-phosphate phosphatase Spo0E family protein — MFEQAIEKKREKMIYFAERYGMTSQKTVDCSQELDRLLNAIWHVHTDFHPNQTLDTHTQ; from the coding sequence ATGTTTGAGCAAGCGATTGAAAAAAAACGTGAAAAAATGATTTATTTTGCTGAACGCTACGGAATGACTTCTCAAAAAACAGTGGATTGTAGCCAAGAACTGGACAGGCTCTTAAATGCAATTTGGCATGTACATACGGATTTTCACCCTAATCAAACACTCGATACACACACGCAATAA
- the gerPB gene encoding spore germination protein GerPB, producing MNFYVNQSIIINSIKIDSITTSSVFQIGTAGSIKALSKFSNTGGFTEPLRPLQAKGQIISIKPSTSSS from the coding sequence TTGAATTTTTATGTAAACCAAAGTATCATCATTAACAGCATTAAAATTGATAGCATTACAACCTCTTCTGTATTCCAAATTGGTACTGCTGGAAGTATTAAAGCTCTATCTAAATTCTCAAATACTGGCGGATTTACAGAGCCCCTTCGCCCATTACAGGCGAAAGGACAAATTATTTCTATCAAACCATCAACTAGTTCTTCTTAA
- a CDS encoding fumarylacetoacetate hydrolase family protein, producing the protein MRLVTAKKEEKVFVGIVDEEGEKVLHLREAQRQKGEKVTIPITMLECIERGTECFEKICDIVNWAKENEGTAYYPLTEVKILAPIPRPRKNILCVGKNYREHAIEMGGVESIPENILIFTKAPTTVIGMDEKINSHPHATNELDYEGELAIIIGKRGKQIKKEKALEHVFGYTIINDITARDIQRKHKQFFLGKSFDTFCPMGPYLIHKSMVETPNALHIETVVNGEVRQTSNTNKMIFSIEEIISTISKGMTLEPGDIIATGTPSGVGKGFTPPKFLHAGDEVVITVEGIGTLRNIVK; encoded by the coding sequence TTGCGTTTGGTAACGGCGAAAAAAGAAGAAAAGGTATTTGTAGGTATTGTAGATGAAGAGGGAGAAAAGGTATTGCACTTAAGGGAAGCGCAAAGGCAAAAGGGAGAAAAGGTTACAATCCCTATTACAATGTTAGAGTGTATTGAAAGAGGAACCGAATGTTTTGAAAAAATATGTGATATTGTAAATTGGGCGAAGGAAAATGAAGGAACGGCGTATTATCCGTTAACTGAAGTGAAAATATTAGCACCTATTCCAAGGCCAAGGAAGAATATTCTTTGCGTTGGAAAAAATTATCGTGAGCATGCGATAGAAATGGGCGGAGTAGAGTCAATTCCAGAAAATATACTGATCTTTACGAAAGCGCCAACGACAGTTATTGGAATGGATGAAAAAATTAATAGTCATCCTCACGCAACAAATGAACTAGACTATGAAGGCGAACTAGCTATCATCATTGGTAAGCGAGGGAAACAAATAAAAAAAGAAAAAGCGCTTGAGCATGTTTTTGGTTATACCATTATAAATGATATAACTGCTCGCGACATTCAAAGGAAGCATAAACAATTTTTCCTTGGAAAAAGTTTCGATACATTTTGTCCGATGGGACCGTATTTAATTCATAAATCAATGGTTGAAACGCCAAATGCGTTACACATTGAAACGGTAGTGAATGGGGAAGTAAGGCAAACTTCAAATACAAATAAAATGATTTTTTCAATAGAAGAAATTATTTCAACGATAAGTAAAGGCATGACGTTAGAACCAGGAGATATTATCGCAACAGGAACGCCGTCTGGAGTCGGAAAAGGTTTCACACCACCGAAGTTTTTACATGCTGGCGATGAAGTTGTCATTACAGTAGAAGGCATTGGTACTTTGCGAAATATAGTGAAATGA
- a CDS encoding spore germination protein GerPE — protein MLHHVSIVENVSIISLGIAAVFQVGDANQMELKSRALAVHREFPCYIKDEGRLDAFEIFTDEYITIPKRTTDVKLNIINECPFIKVNNVELRTLLNSGGFQIGNVDYVFNNSRIMQIRQYITDEPSAQ, from the coding sequence ATGTTACATCATGTGTCTATTGTCGAAAATGTTTCTATTATTTCCTTAGGTATTGCTGCCGTATTTCAAGTTGGAGATGCAAATCAAATGGAATTAAAAAGTAGAGCTCTTGCCGTCCATCGTGAATTCCCTTGTTATATAAAAGACGAAGGTCGCTTAGATGCATTTGAAATCTTTACAGATGAATACATTACAATCCCGAAACGAACGACAGACGTAAAATTAAACATTATAAATGAGTGTCCTTTTATTAAAGTGAATAACGTTGAATTACGAACACTTTTAAACTCTGGTGGATTTCAAATTGGAAATGTTGATTATGTTTTTAATAACTCTCGTATTATGCAAATCCGCCAATATATTACGGATGAACCTTCTGCACAATAA
- the gerPD gene encoding spore germination protein GerPD, with amino-acid sequence MNVNVVNRELKVGQIKMNGVSSSALFLIGDANFLILSSILDTPFETVTEGPFVPLVTDVPPTPG; translated from the coding sequence ATGAATGTTAACGTTGTAAATCGTGAATTAAAAGTCGGACAGATTAAAATGAACGGTGTATCGTCGTCCGCACTCTTTTTAATTGGGGATGCAAATTTCCTCATACTATCTTCTATTCTTGATACACCATTCGAAACTGTTACAGAGGGGCCATTTGTACCATTAGTTACAGATGTCCCTCCTACTCCAGGTTAA
- the gerPC gene encoding spore germination protein GerPC, whose translation MNQDIYTYLHQLQQALQVQQAAILNLEDQVRLLQEELNELKNRPSSSVGKVEYKFDQLKVENLNGTLNIGLNPFSAKGQQIEDFQVDTETLKVNPETDTNPDFYQGILQEMHRYLDEEAYNRILHFEQEERTPLDEMYRQMMVDDIKKQMEHRLPYYLSQAQSHEGISTDPDYLRDIIIQAMKHDIDKAFLSFIQHIPGNFRKE comes from the coding sequence ATGAATCAAGATATATATACTTACTTACACCAACTTCAACAAGCTCTTCAAGTACAACAAGCAGCCATCCTAAATTTAGAAGATCAAGTACGCCTATTACAAGAAGAGCTTAACGAATTAAAAAATCGCCCCTCCTCTTCTGTAGGAAAAGTGGAATACAAATTCGATCAATTAAAAGTAGAAAATTTAAATGGAACTTTAAATATTGGTTTAAACCCATTTTCAGCAAAAGGACAGCAAATTGAGGATTTTCAAGTTGATACAGAAACTTTGAAGGTCAATCCTGAAACTGACACAAATCCAGATTTTTACCAAGGCATCCTTCAGGAAATGCATCGTTACTTAGATGAAGAAGCATATAATCGAATTCTCCATTTTGAACAAGAAGAGAGAACGCCGCTCGATGAAATGTATCGACAAATGATGGTTGATGACATAAAAAAACAGATGGAGCATAGACTTCCTTATTATTTATCACAAGCGCAATCACATGAAGGGATTTCAACAGATCCAGATTATTTACGAGATATCATTATTCAAGCAATGAAACATGATATCGACAAAGCCTTCCTCTCTTTTATTCAACACATACCGGGCAATTTCCGAAAGGAGTAA